GGAGTCCCTCTCACATGGTGGAGGGCATGAGAGCGCTTGGGGATGGGCGGGAAGGGGGACTCGCATGGGGGGACCGCAGTGTAACAGTCATCCCCTGGCGGGCTCCAGATTCAGACATCCCAGCATGGTGCCCTGGGCGGGGGCTGTGGGATGTGTTCCTTATCCTATGTGCAAGCCCAAACACAGAGCCTTTCATTTCAAAAAGGAGGCTTTTCCAGTGGGAAGGAGGACTCAGTCCCAGAAACCCCACCTCCAGGGGCCGCACCGCTTTCTGCCACTCCGTGCAGCGCAAACAAGTCATGGGTTGAATCTGTAGGATCCTCTGCACAGCCttgagggagggagagcaggacCCGCAGCCTGGGCGGATGTGAGCGACCAGAGCTCTCCACCAGGGAAGCCCTCCGTGCAGAGCTACGTGTCCCCGAGAGCAGGGGGGACAAGTCTCCATCTAGGGGCTGCTAAGCCTTCCTGGGGACTCGTGGGGACAGTTTATTTCGTTTATTTGCAGAGTTGCATCCATTTTCACAGGGGAAATGCAAAAGAAGGCCATGCAAGGGTCACAGATGTTAAACTTGACttgcaaaaaaatacaaaaaagtgcCAGTTTGTAAGATGGTTTTATTGGCTTTCTCCTCTCCAAGAAAGACATTAATCATCTTTTTGGCCAGGGGGACCTTACATCTGAAATGTTTCTCAACAGACACAGGGAAGTGATGTTTAGAAGGTCGCTCGCCCTCCAGGCTGTCAGCACTAGGTCTGAGGTTGGCAGCTGCTTTGGGGTCTCTGCCTGCTCCCCAGGCCTGGGGCAGACCCTCCTCTCAGAGATGCCAAGACACCTTCCACTGCCCCATCTGTGAAATGCTGAGAAGGGAGTGAGAGTGAGTTGGCAGAAATAACACAATAGCATAAAGCCTCAGGAATGAAGCACGGTCCTCGTGCTGAGTACAGAATCTTTATTCTTTAAGACATCAGGTCTCAGCTCTCAGCGAGAGCGCTCGCTGGGAGCAGGCGGTGGAAAGGCAGAGGTGAGCAGCCCCGGGCAGAGTTCCGGGCAGGCTGTCCGGGGCCGCGGGCATCACTTCAGAAGGTGCATTCtggaaacaaagcacacacatGTGTTACCCTGGGCACTGTCATCTCTGCCCACCAGCTGCCCAGCTTCTCCAGGTCCAGACAGGCTCCCAGGTCAGCGCCCCGTGCTGCCTTCTCCGCCAAGTCCCTGGGGAAGTGCTGAGTTCCCCACCTGGTGGGGGAGGAGCCAGACGCCCCACAGGGACCCGGGTGGTCAGGGCAGGCGAGACGCGAGGTGGGCCTGGGCAGGGCCACTGCCAGTGCTCAAAGAAGTGTCCCCCCAAGGCTGAGGGGCTGGCAGAATGGGGACGACCAGCACAGGGGCGGTAGGTGCCTCTCCCTCCTGGCCCCCAAGCCCTCTCTGGACCTCTGCCAGGGTttgctggggagaggaggaggccctGGGCAGTGGGCGGGGTCCCCAGCACTGATCAGGGAGCCGGGATCGGCTGGCATGCAGCCGCCTTCGTAATTAGCTGGGGACAAAGGGGCAGGAGTGGCCCCGCACTGGGGGGGCTGCTTCCAGGAAGGGGCTTCCGTAGCTCTGTGCGCCTTAGGTGGTGAATGGGCACCCAGGCTGCCAGACAGCTGCGGCAGACCTCCATGCCCCACATGTGGGGGTCGGGGTTGtggggcagaagggcagcaggATGGAGTCAGGACAGCCGACCAGCACGTGCATAGCCAGCAGCCCCGACACGGAGCTCCCCGGGCGGCTGTCCTGCACCAGTGAGGGAGGGGGTGCACCTTGAGGTGGGGGCAGAGTAGGAGGAGATGGCAGGGGTGTAGGGGGTGGGCACCAGGGCTCCACGTCCAGACCCTGAGCACGTCACAAATGATGGAGACTCCGTGGGGGCGTCGTTTGCCAAAAGTGGCTGGAAAGTCGGCCCCGCTCTCCAAACGTGCGTCTTGTCCGTTTCGCCCCAGTGGCGTTTTTACACTAATTCCCTCTACACAGTGCCTTGACTTTGAACGCCTTTCTGAAGTGGTCACTTTTACAGTCTGCACAACACCCTCAGCCCACAGACTGCCCTGGTGCCCGGAGTCCCACCCAGGGCCCAGATGCGTggggctccccaggggcctgCCGAGGGCCCGGCGCCCTGGGGCCGGCTCACCTGCTTCCTGCAGGGGCTTGAAGCACCAGGGCACCCCGTGGATGCTGTTGTCAAAGCAGCAGCCCCGGTTGTTGCACTGCTCCGGGGTGACCTTGGGGAAGGCGCAGTCCACCCTCTCCTTGGGCGGGACCTTGCACTGGTTCTCCGCTGCACCGAACAGAGCCCGGTTAGAGTCCCGGCAGCTTGCGGTTGGTCTGTTGGCCCCATTCTGAAAGTCTGCACCTTCCCTCCAGCTCCGAGCTCAAAGGATGCGATCCCACCCGGGCCCTGACATCTGCTTGCCGAGGACCCTCTTTCCGAGTAAATATTTAAGGAGAAATGTTCTATACAGAGGCGCGGGCGGCTGCCGGGGGCTCTCACTCGGCGTGCTCCCAGCCCCTCGCCAGCAAGCCGGCATGGGCCTGGGTGCCCTGCAGCTGGCAGCTACCCAGGGGAATCCAGGGCCCCCCGAACTCAGAAACAAAGTTCCCCTTCGCTGTTTTATCGACAAAAACTCTCCCCTTTTCACAAAATGAGCAGCAGACCAGGAGGTGCGTCTTCCATACAGGAAACCACGATGCACactactttctatttcttctctgCATCTCCGTCTCCCTGAACTGTTAGGCTGGTCACATCTTCCCTGCACCTCCTTCGGTCTCTTTTTCAAGC
This portion of the Vicugna pacos chromosome 1, VicPac4, whole genome shotgun sequence genome encodes:
- the TFF3 gene encoding trefoil factor 3 — translated: MEARAFWLLLVVLALGSSGLAEEYVGLSENQCKVPPKERVDCAFPKVTPEQCNNRGCCFDNSIHGVPWCFKPLQEAECTF